The following are encoded in a window of Dryobates pubescens isolate bDryPub1 chromosome 25, bDryPub1.pri, whole genome shotgun sequence genomic DNA:
- the CCDC117 gene encoding coiled-coil domain-containing protein 117 isoform X1, whose amino-acid sequence MAALGRSCQGIPSGPAVEFPQVPAGAHDRHGPAAAVRDDLQPGAFGHDRLPPPMVVMAGNGNDGGRSSGLYLQSGFDVASLAALGSYNEGLPVAPVGSFTSAARPHSLHLPPGHGHVSVRCGKKHKLEEEAEGCPVRKKRLTGAENCPLNPSTEEWILCAGQQAAGEVANQCGGSGPEAATLEIPCEEMDQTLGEQQCEVARRKLQEIEDRIIDEDEEVHADGNVSNLPTLILSDTLKKGMKRDFGEVLTKKIIESMSRPSMELVVWKPLPEFLTDKLKSVSVKNIKKQSTEGCQAEPPAPRAAFAPQTDTFPESRQTAMSPDPYASLGISGCAEEEMEL is encoded by the exons ATGGCAGCGCTAGGAAGATCCTGTCAGGGCATTCCCTCGGGCCCCGCCGTGGAGTTCCCCCAGGTCCCCGCCGGGGCCCATGACCGTCACGGCCCCGCGGCGGCTGTGCGGGACGACCTGCAGCCCGGAGCCTTCGGCCACGACCGTCTGCCGCCGCCCATGGTGGTAATGGCAGGGAACGGAAACGACGGCGGCCGTTCCTCCGGCCTGTACCTGCAAAGCGGCTTCGACGTCGCCTCGCTGGCCGCGCTCGGGAGTTACAACGAGGGCCTGCCGGTGGCCCCGGTGGGCTCCTTCACCAGTGCGGCTCGCCCGCACAGCCTGCACCTGCCGCCGGGCCACGGCCA TGTCTCTGTTCGCTGTGGAAAGAAGCATAAGCTggaagaagaggcagaagg TTGTCCTGTGCGGAAGAAGAGGCTGACAGGAGCCGAAAATTGCCCTTTGAATCCCAGCACTGAAGAATGGATTCTCTGTGCaggtcagcaggcagctggggaggtagCCAATCAGTGTGGTGGCAGCGGTCCTGAAGCTGCCACGTTAGAAATTCCCTGTGAAGAAATGGATCAGACACTGGGGGAACAGCAATGCGAGGTTGCTCGCAGGAAGCTTCAGGAGATTGAGGACAG GATAAttgatgaagatgaggaagttCATGCTGATGGAAATGTTAGCAATCTGCCCACTCTTATCCTGTCAGATACCCTTAAAAAAGGGATGAAGAGGGATTTTGGTGAAGTCCTGACAAAGAAAATAATAGAATCTAT GAGCCGTCCCTCGATGGAGCTGGTGGTTTGGAAACCTCTTCCTGAGTTTCTCACAGATAAACTGAAGTCTGTTTCTGTTAAGAACATCAAGAAGCAAAGTACAGAAGGGTGTCAAGCTGAGCCACCAGCACCAAGAGCTGCTTTTGCCCCACAGACTGACACATTCCCCGAGTCACGACAGACTGCCATGTCTCCAGATCCATATGCTAGTTTGGGAATCTCTGGGTGTGCAGAAGAAGAAATGGAGTTATAG
- the HSCB gene encoding iron-sulfur cluster co-chaperone protein HscB, with protein sequence MQTALRRLAGRRWALRTPEATPRPRCAGPGSVPALRCWSCGSPLPGAEGPPRFCPGCRALQPPEHRPDLFRLMNCDRSFRVDAQQLQRRFRSLQLAVHPDRFGQRPPKEQRFSEQHSSLINKAYQTLLNPLSRGLYLLELHGVEPAQETDYDADSVFLMEIMEINEKLSESENEDNLQEMETLIKAKQEELTKEVTAAFERDDLQEAKKLLAKMKYFANLQDKLKQKKIPS encoded by the exons ATGCAGACGGCCCTCCGGCGGCTCGCAGGGAGGCGCTGGGCCCTGCGCACTCCCGAGGCGACTCCGCGGCCCCGCTGCGCCGGGCCGGGCTCCGTCCCAGCCCTGCGGTGCTGGAGCTGcggcagccccctccctggcgCCGAGGGCCCGCCCCGCTTCTGCCCCGGCTGCCGGGCCCTGCAGCCGCCGGAGCACCGGCCGGACCTCTTCCGCCTGATGAACTG TGACCGCTCCTTCCGCGTCGATGCGCAGCAGCTACAGCGGCGGTTCCGGAGTCTGCAGCTCGCCGTCCACCCCGATCGCTTCGGGCAGAGGCCGCCG AAAGAGCAGCGTTTCTCCGAGCAGCACTCTTCCTTGATCAACAAGGCCTACCAGACTCTCCTGAACCCTCTCAGCCGTGGTCTCTATCTA ctggagctgcatggAGTAGAGCCGGCACAGGAGACAGACTATGATGCAGACTCAGTGTTTCTTATGGAAATCATGGAAATTAATGAGAAGTTATCAGAGTCTGAAAATGAGGATAACCTCCAAGAAATGGAAACTTTAATTAAAG CTAAACAAGAGGAGCTGACCAAAGAGGTGACTGCAGCATTTGAAAGAG atgACCTTCAAGAAGCTAAGAAGCTTCTAgccaaaatgaaatattttgcaaACTTACAGGATAAACTAAAGCAGAAGAAGATCCCTTCCTGA
- the CCDC117 gene encoding coiled-coil domain-containing protein 117 isoform X2: MAALGRSCQGIPSGPAVEFPQVPAGAHDRHGPAAAVRDDLQPGAFGHDRLPPPMVVMAGNGNDGGRSSGLYLQSGFDVASLAALGSYNEGLPVAPVGSFTSAARPHSLHLPPGHGHVSVRCGKKHKLEEEAEGCPVRKKRLTGAENCPLNPSTEEWILCAGQQAAGEVANQCGGSGPEAATLEIPCEEMDQTLGEQQCEVARRKLQEIEDRSRPSMELVVWKPLPEFLTDKLKSVSVKNIKKQSTEGCQAEPPAPRAAFAPQTDTFPESRQTAMSPDPYASLGISGCAEEEMEL, translated from the exons ATGGCAGCGCTAGGAAGATCCTGTCAGGGCATTCCCTCGGGCCCCGCCGTGGAGTTCCCCCAGGTCCCCGCCGGGGCCCATGACCGTCACGGCCCCGCGGCGGCTGTGCGGGACGACCTGCAGCCCGGAGCCTTCGGCCACGACCGTCTGCCGCCGCCCATGGTGGTAATGGCAGGGAACGGAAACGACGGCGGCCGTTCCTCCGGCCTGTACCTGCAAAGCGGCTTCGACGTCGCCTCGCTGGCCGCGCTCGGGAGTTACAACGAGGGCCTGCCGGTGGCCCCGGTGGGCTCCTTCACCAGTGCGGCTCGCCCGCACAGCCTGCACCTGCCGCCGGGCCACGGCCA TGTCTCTGTTCGCTGTGGAAAGAAGCATAAGCTggaagaagaggcagaagg TTGTCCTGTGCGGAAGAAGAGGCTGACAGGAGCCGAAAATTGCCCTTTGAATCCCAGCACTGAAGAATGGATTCTCTGTGCaggtcagcaggcagctggggaggtagCCAATCAGTGTGGTGGCAGCGGTCCTGAAGCTGCCACGTTAGAAATTCCCTGTGAAGAAATGGATCAGACACTGGGGGAACAGCAATGCGAGGTTGCTCGCAGGAAGCTTCAGGAGATTGAGGACAG GAGCCGTCCCTCGATGGAGCTGGTGGTTTGGAAACCTCTTCCTGAGTTTCTCACAGATAAACTGAAGTCTGTTTCTGTTAAGAACATCAAGAAGCAAAGTACAGAAGGGTGTCAAGCTGAGCCACCAGCACCAAGAGCTGCTTTTGCCCCACAGACTGACACATTCCCCGAGTCACGACAGACTGCCATGTCTCCAGATCCATATGCTAGTTTGGGAATCTCTGGGTGTGCAGAAGAAGAAATGGAGTTATAG
- the LOC104309056 gene encoding solute carrier family 2, facilitated glucose transporter member 11 encodes MPPKPQFPSWTLFLAVCAVGIGGTFQYGYNVSIINAPTQHIHKFLNETWARRYHEALNPDLLTFLWSVIASIFSLGGLCGALMGGSMAIWLGRKGALLMNNLIAILASILMGISFPTGLFELLIAGRFLIGINSGIGICVQPLYIGEVAPKHLRGGMAMGTSIFLTGGILTGQIIGLRELLGGETHWPLLLSSSCIPALAQLLFLPWFPESPRYLLIDRGDELSCAKALKRFHGSSEYRREMEDIQRECCALDGEKPKKPWQLFHDRGVRWQLVTVIVTTMGQQLSGINAIYFYATYIFEQAGISSEQIPYVTLGTGACECLTALTCGLLIDYVGRRYLIIGGYLLMTLWSIILTFSLTYQELYPWVPYMSMAALFAFILSFGLGPGGITNTLTAELFIQSSRPAAYMIAGAVSWVSFFTIGMLFPFIVKGLKQYCFLVFLLECSSVAAFIFLVIPETKNKSFLEIKKEFHKLNFGRNSRKKETELNERRQLREEFKHSL; translated from the exons ATGCCACCGAAGCCCCAG TTCCCCAGTTGGACCTTGTTCCTGGCTGTCTGTGCTGTTGGAATCGGAGGGACCTTTCAGTATGGATATAATGTTTCCATTATCAATGCACCCACCCAG cacatacACAAGTTCTTAAATGAAACCTGGGCCAGGCGGTACCACGAGGCACTCAACCCTGATCTGCTGACTTTTCTTTGGTCTGTCATTGCTTCCATATTCtcacttggaggcctgtgtggAGCCCTGATGGGAGGCAGCATGGCCATCTGGCTGGGCAG GAAAGGAGCTCTTCTGATGAATAACCTCATAGCAATACTGGCCTCCATTTTAATGGGCATCAGTTTTCCTACAGGATTGTTTGAGTTGCTGATTGCTGGAAGGTTTTTGATTGGCATAAATTCAG GTATTGGGATCTGTGTGCAGCCTCTGTATATTGGAGAGGTTGCCCCAAAACATCTTAGAGGCGGCATGGCCATGGGGACTTCCATCTTTCTGACTGGGGGGATTCTGACAGGACAAATAATTGGCTTGAG GGAATTACTGGGTGGAGAAACACATTGGCCCCTGTTGCTATCCAGCAGCTGTATACCAGCACTTGCCCAACTGTTATTCCTGCCATGGTTTCCTGAAAGCCCCAGATACCTCCTTATAGACAGAGGtgatgagctgagctgtgccaaaG CACTGAAGCGGTTTCACGGCTCTTCAGAGTACCGGCGGGAGATGGAGGATATCCAGCGGGAATGTTGTGCCTTGGACGGGGAGAAGCCCAAGAAGCCCTGGCAGCTGTTCCATGACCGTGGTGTGAGGTGGCAGCTGGTCACTGTGATTGTGACCACCATgggccagcagctcagtggcaTCAATGCG ATTTATTTCTATGCAACTTACATTTTTGAACAAGCTGGGATCTCATCAGAGCAAATCCCCTACGTGACGCTTGGTACTGGAGCTTGTGAGTGCCTCACAGCCCTCACCTGT GGCTTACTGATAGACTACGTGGGAAGGAGATACCTCATCATTGGGGGTTATCTCCTCATGACCCTTTGGAGCATCATTCTAACCTTCTCCCTGACCTACCAG GAGCTATACCCGTGGGTGCCTTACATGAGCATGGCAGCTCTGTTTGCTTTCATCCTGAGCTTTGGGCTGGGGCCAG GGGGCATAACCAACACCCTGACAGCTGAGCTCTTCATACAGTCCTCACGTCCTGCTGCCTACATGATAGCAGGGGCTGTTAGCTGGGTTAGTTTCTTCACAATTGGGATGCTCTTTCCTTTTATCGTG aaggGACTGAAGCAGTATTGTTTTCTGGTGTTCTTGTTGGAGTGCTCCTCAGTTGCTGCTTTCATCTTCCTTGTGATTCCTGAGACAAAAAACAAATCTTTTCTGGAAATCAAAAAGGAGTTTCACAAGCTCAACTTTGgaagaaacagcaggaaaaaggaaacagaactgAATGAAAGAAGACAACTTCGTGAGGAGTTTAAACATTCTCTGTAA